A DNA window from Schistocerca americana isolate TAMUIC-IGC-003095 chromosome 4, iqSchAmer2.1, whole genome shotgun sequence contains the following coding sequences:
- the LOC124612252 gene encoding uncharacterized protein LOC124612252, protein MDTGLLCESQEEMPETLHMETVPDKRNNDLIDEIKARLIDYSNKSPEEMRKGLEVMYEKLRKLKTPSACASYLANFGEGKSRKNRGNYIPMQPTAISRRKNKLAGRRCHPGGRQRPHSKQSKEFVKTVEISEMATFPSPATQSSQSASDF, encoded by the exons atGGACACAGGTTTGCTCTGTGAAAGCCAAGAAGAGATGCCAGAGACACTTCACATGGAGACAGTTCCAGacaaaagaaataatgatttaatCGACGAGATAAAAGCTCGCCTCATAGATTATTCAAATAAATCCCCTGAGGAAATGAGGAAAGGCCTTGAAGTTATGTACGAAAAATTGAGAAAGCTTAAAACGCCATCTGCATGTGCATCTTATTTGGCAAATTTTGGTGAAG GAAAATCTAGAAAAAATCGTGGTAACTATATTCCCATGCAGCCCACTGCAATAAGCAGAAGAAAAAACAAGTTGGCAGGTCGCAGATGTCATCCGGGGGGAAGACAAAGACCACACTCTAagcaaagcaaggaatttgtaaagaCAGTAGAAATTTCTGAAATG gcTACCTTTCCATCACCAGCTACGCAATCATCCCAGTCAGCTTCAGACTTTTGA